The region CGCAGCGACGTCGCCGCCTCCCGCAGCGAACTGCGCGAGGCGTCCCCGTCGGCCAGCGCCGCGCCGACCACCGCCGCCCCGGCCACCAGCGCCGCCGCGCCGGTGGCCAAGGCCAAGGCCAACCCGGACCTGACCCGCAAGCCGACGCCGCCGAAGCCACCCGCGACCAAGGTGCTCGACTACGACTACGAGGCGCAGAACACGTACTACAACTGCGGTCCGGCGGCCACCCGTAACGCGCTCAGCGCCGCCGGTATCGACCGCACCCAGGAGGAACTCGGCGCCGAACTGGGCACCACCGAGATGGGCACCAACTCGGCCGAGGACACCACCCGGGTGCTCAACGCCGAGGTGAAGGGCTCCCCGTACCGGACCCGGATGTTCGCCGGCGCGCCCAGCCCGGCCCAGATGGACCGACTCCAGGCCGATGTCGTCAAGGCCATCACCGACGGCCGTGGCGTGGTCGCCAACGTCGTCGGCGACGCCACCGACACCGACGGCGGTTGGCACTCCTACGGCGGCGGGCACTACATCGCCGTCGTGGGTTACAAGGACAACGGCCGCACCGTCCGGATCGCCGACTCGGCGAACGCGGCCGACCCGTCGTACTGGATCACCACCATCGACCTGGCCAACTGGATCGCCAGCCGGGGCTACTCCGCCTGACCCGGGCACGCTGGATCGCCGCGGGCGCCGTCCCCCACAAGGGGCCGGCGCCCGCGGCGTCTTCGTCGGTGCCGTCGGTGTCTCGCCGGGAGTTGCGGGGATGACGACTCTCGTACCGGGCCGTGAACCGTGGGAGACTGCGGCCGTGGTGGATGAATCGGGTGGTCAAGCCGGTCGCGGGCCGGTCCTGCTGCTCCTGCACGGGATGGGTACGACCGGGGACGTCTGGTTGCCGTGGGCACCGTTGCTGGAGCAGCGCTGGACGGGGCGGTGGCTGGCACCGGACCTCGCCGGCCACGGCTGGGCGGGGCCGCTGCCGTCGTACACCTTCGCGGGGTTCGCCGACCGGATAGCGCGCGGCCTGGCGGCCAGTGACCGGCTGGTCGTGCTCGGGCACTCGCTGGGCGGTGTGGTCGGCCTCGCGCTGGCCGCCCGCGCCGCCGGCACGCCGGTGGACGCGGTGGTCGGGCTGGGCATCAAGGCCGTCTGGTCACCCGACGAGCTGACCCGCGCCGCCGACCTCGCCACCCGCCCGGTCAGCTGGTTCGCCACCCGAGCCGAGGCGGCCCGCCGCTACCTGCGGGTGTCCGGCCTGGCCGGCCTGGTCCCGCCGGACCACCCGGTGGTGGACGCCGGCCTGCGTCAGGTCGACGGCCGGTGGCGCCTCGCCATGGACCCGACCGCGTTCGCCGTCGGTGAGCCCGACCTGGCCGCGCTTCTCGCGGCGACCGACGTGCCGGTCGTGCTGGCGCGCGGGGAGCACGACCCGATGGTCACCGACGAACAGCTCAAGGAGTACGGCGTACCGGTCACCACGCTGCCCGGTCTCGGCCACAACGCCCACGTGGAGGACCCGGCGGCGGTGCTGGCGCTGCTCGACCCGTACCGCTGAGGAGCTACACCGGTGTGGGCGCGGCCAGCTCGTCCGTCGCCGTCAGCTCCCGGCGCGCGGCGGTGAGGAATGCCTCGGCGTACGACTCGGCCGGGAAGTCGCCCAGGTAGCGGCGGCGGGTGGCCCAGCGCGCCTCGGCCAGCGGGTCGGTGTCCAGCAGGTCCGTCAGCACACCGTCCACGTTGGACATGTCCCGGCGCAGCACGTAACCCGAACCGGCCAGCGGGAACCGCTGCACGAACCGGTCACCCGCGTCACCCATGTCGGTGACCGCGTACGGCTTGCCGGAGTAGAGGTAGTCCGAGATCACCCCGGACACGTCGGAGACCAGCGCGTCGGAGGCGTTGACGCACTCGGTGAGGCTCAGCTCCCGGGCCGCCGCACCGAACACGTGCTGCCGGCCGGTGCGGGCCCGGTCGGCGGCCAGCACCTCGGTCAGCCGGCCCAACTGGCGCGCCGACGCCGGGTTCTGCGCGGTGTACGGGTGAGCCCGCAGGATCACCGTCGCACCGCGCTCCAGCAGCCGGCGCA is a window of Micromonospora sp. WMMD961 DNA encoding:
- a CDS encoding C39 family peptidase — its product is MEDPVKHTLQRQLRRFATERPYQIVAASAAALAIATTTGALLTTADDAPANQRTATTVAEMRSDVAASRSELREASPSASAAPTTAAPATSAAAPVAKAKANPDLTRKPTPPKPPATKVLDYDYEAQNTYYNCGPAATRNALSAAGIDRTQEELGAELGTTEMGTNSAEDTTRVLNAEVKGSPYRTRMFAGAPSPAQMDRLQADVVKAITDGRGVVANVVGDATDTDGGWHSYGGGHYIAVVGYKDNGRTVRIADSANAADPSYWITTIDLANWIASRGYSA
- a CDS encoding alpha/beta hydrolase encodes the protein MVDESGGQAGRGPVLLLLHGMGTTGDVWLPWAPLLEQRWTGRWLAPDLAGHGWAGPLPSYTFAGFADRIARGLAASDRLVVLGHSLGGVVGLALAARAAGTPVDAVVGLGIKAVWSPDELTRAADLATRPVSWFATRAEAARRYLRVSGLAGLVPPDHPVVDAGLRQVDGRWRLAMDPTAFAVGEPDLAALLAATDVPVVLARGEHDPMVTDEQLKEYGVPVTTLPGLGHNAHVEDPAAVLALLDPYR